Proteins from a genomic interval of Tenacibaculum sp. SZ-18:
- a CDS encoding S10 family peptidase — protein sequence MKKILLLLILTVTTTLFSQDKRVPVDTTVVTSYSATINGKKVTYKAQTGTQPVFDENGNIKATLFYTYYYRTDIKRREERPIIMSFNGGPGSASVWMHIAYTGPKTLKIDDEGNPIQPYGIKDNPYSVLDVADIVFVNPVNTAYSRPIIKKDEKVDKKYFFGVNADAKYLADWLNTFITRNNRWNSPKYIIGESYGGTRVMQLAYELQSRQWMYLNGVIMVSPADYKLIRTGASEDYAINFPYYTAAAWYHKQLPNELQQKDLLDILPESENFAINKLLPALAKGGFIGETEKNNIATKMALYSGIKKEVILKHNLELPKAYFWKELLRNTSGKTIGRLDSRYLGLDGKGTGTSPDYSPELVSWLHSFTPAINYYIQNVLQFKTDVKYNMFGPVHPWDFSNDNSRENLRKSMAQNPYLQLLVQSGYYDGATTYSAAKYTMRKIDPSGKLKDRMSFKGYRSGHMMYLRKEDLEKANQDLREFIMKSSKNVGAAKY from the coding sequence ATGAAAAAAATCCTTCTACTACTCATTCTTACTGTTACAACAACATTATTTTCTCAGGATAAGAGAGTACCGGTTGACACAACTGTAGTAACTTCATATTCAGCAACAATTAACGGGAAGAAAGTTACCTATAAAGCACAAACAGGAACTCAACCAGTTTTTGATGAAAATGGAAACATTAAGGCTACTTTATTTTACACTTATTATTACAGAACAGATATTAAAAGAAGAGAAGAACGACCAATCATAATGTCGTTTAATGGCGGGCCAGGTTCTGCCTCGGTATGGATGCATATTGCTTATACAGGACCGAAAACCTTAAAAATTGATGATGAAGGAAACCCTATCCAACCTTACGGAATTAAAGATAATCCATATTCTGTTTTAGATGTTGCGGATATTGTTTTCGTGAATCCAGTTAATACGGCATATTCGAGACCTATTATTAAAAAAGATGAAAAAGTTGATAAAAAATACTTTTTCGGAGTGAATGCAGATGCTAAATATTTAGCAGATTGGCTAAACACATTTATTACAAGAAACAACCGATGGAATTCTCCTAAATATATTATTGGAGAAAGTTATGGAGGAACTCGTGTAATGCAACTAGCTTACGAATTACAAAGCCGACAATGGATGTATTTAAATGGAGTGATTATGGTTTCTCCTGCTGATTATAAATTAATCAGAACAGGAGCTTCTGAAGATTATGCAATAAATTTTCCTTATTACACTGCTGCTGCTTGGTATCATAAACAACTTCCAAATGAATTACAACAGAAAGATCTTTTGGATATTCTTCCAGAATCTGAAAACTTCGCGATTAACAAATTACTTCCTGCATTAGCCAAAGGTGGTTTTATCGGAGAAACTGAAAAAAATAACATTGCTACTAAAATGGCTTTATATTCAGGAATTAAAAAAGAAGTGATTTTGAAACACAATTTAGAATTACCAAAAGCATATTTCTGGAAAGAACTATTAAGAAATACAAGCGGAAAAACAATTGGAAGATTAGACAGTAGATATTTAGGTTTAGATGGAAAAGGAACAGGAACAAGTCCTGATTATAGTCCTGAATTAGTTTCTTGGCTGCACTCATTTACACCTGCCATTAATTATTACATTCAGAATGTATTGCAATTTAAGACAGATGTAAAATATAATATGTTTGGTCCTGTACATCCTTGGGATTTTTCTAATGATAATTCAAGAGAAAATCTAAGAAAATCTATGGCGCAAAACCCTTACTTACAACTTTTAGTCCAATCAGGGTATTATGATGGAGCAACTACATATTCTGCTGCGAAATATACTATGAGAAAAATCGACCCAAGTGGAAAATTAAAAGATAGAATGAGCTTTAAAGGCTACAGAAGTGGTCATATGATGTATTTAAGAAAAGAAGATTTAGAAAAAGCTAATCAAGATTTACGTGAATTTATCATGAAAAGCTCAAAAAATGTTGGTGCGGCAAAATACTAA
- a CDS encoding CPBP family intramembrane glutamic endopeptidase: MRETFLELITYLKNPVLEKDQNADLNYRLKKFFYTLIICIITSAAIMPLFTLVETLGLVNMNDHAMEDLMQQFPKAVIIFLVVILAPLFEELIFRAPLTLFHDPSYFKPAFYIFAVVFGLIHITNFKITTNVLLLAPILVLPQTILGGYLGFIRVRFGLGWSMLLHACYNGFFIFISFASDLV; the protein is encoded by the coding sequence ATGAGAGAAACATTTTTGGAACTAATTACTTATTTAAAAAACCCGGTATTAGAAAAAGATCAAAATGCTGATCTTAATTATAGATTAAAGAAATTTTTTTACACACTAATTATTTGTATAATCACCAGTGCTGCGATTATGCCCTTATTTACATTAGTCGAGACGTTGGGTTTGGTCAATATGAATGATCATGCAATGGAAGATTTAATGCAACAATTTCCAAAAGCAGTAATAATTTTTCTCGTCGTAATTTTAGCTCCATTGTTTGAGGAATTGATTTTTAGAGCACCACTGACGTTATTCCATGACCCAAGTTATTTCAAACCTGCTTTTTACATATTCGCTGTGGTTTTTGGTCTGATTCATATCACTAATTTTAAAATAACTACGAATGTTTTACTATTAGCTCCAATATTAGTGTTACCACAAACTATTTTAGGTGGTTATTTAGGATTTATCCGAGTACGATTTGGTTTAGGTTGGAGCATGCTTTTACATGCTTGTTATAACGGATTCTTTATTTTCATTAGTTTTGCCTCCGATTTAGTTTAA
- a CDS encoding TIGR02757 family protein: MTKKELKEFLDEKAELYENIDFIDSDPIQIPHQFSIKEDIEIAAFLSAIIAWGNRKMIINNASRMMDLMGNSPFDFVMNHSEDNLEKFDGFVHRTFNAEDFKFFIKSLKNIYTNHRGLETVLQNKASDNYQLAIHNFKQVFFEILHLPRTQKHISDPIKGSAAKRINMFLRWMVRDSKKGVDFGIWKTHNASDLHCPLDVHTGNIARKLKILKRKQNDWKAIQELDLILRKFDKNDPVKYDFALFGLGVFEKF, from the coding sequence GTGACCAAAAAAGAACTCAAAGAATTTTTAGACGAAAAAGCTGAACTCTATGAAAACATCGATTTTATAGACAGCGATCCTATACAAATACCTCATCAATTTTCGATCAAAGAAGATATTGAAATTGCTGCGTTTTTGTCGGCAATTATAGCTTGGGGTAATCGAAAAATGATAATTAATAATGCTTCAAGAATGATGGATTTAATGGGAAATTCTCCATTTGATTTTGTTATGAATCATTCTGAAGATAACCTAGAAAAGTTTGATGGTTTTGTACATCGTACTTTTAATGCCGAAGATTTCAAGTTCTTCATCAAATCCTTAAAAAATATTTACACTAATCATAGAGGATTAGAAACCGTTTTACAAAATAAAGCGTCTGATAATTACCAATTAGCCATTCATAATTTTAAACAAGTTTTCTTTGAAATTCTTCATTTACCGAGGACACAAAAACATATTTCTGACCCAATTAAAGGATCGGCTGCGAAACGGATAAATATGTTTTTACGTTGGATGGTTAGAGATTCAAAAAAAGGTGTAGACTTCGGAATTTGGAAAACTCACAATGCTTCAGATCTTCATTGTCCTTTAGATGTTCATACTGGAAATATTGCAAGAAAACTTAAAATTTTAAAAAGAAAACAAAATGACTGGAAAGCAATTCAAGAATTAGATTTGATCTTACGAAAGTTTGATAAAAACGATCCAGTTAAATATGATTTTGCTTTATTCGGTTTAGGCGTTTTTGAGAAGTTTTAG
- a CDS encoding M14 metallopeptidase family protein produces MRFQIILATFLISCFSIFSQNIQSPSEFLGYPFGSEFTRHHEVVDYFEHLAENSDNLKLEKYGKTNERRVLQIAYISSKSNLDNIESIRKQHLTNAQLENTTSLQDKAIVWLSYNVHGNEASATEASILTAYKLITEKKEWLENTIVIIDPCLNPDGRDRYVNWFNQVKNRNINPNPLALEHNESWIQGRPNHYLFDLNRDWAWTTQVESQQRLKVYNKWMPHIHVDFHEQFYNNPYYFAPAAEPFHEIITKFQRDFQNEIGKNHARYFDENGWLYFTKESFDLLYPSYGDTYPTFNGAIGMTYEQAGHGKAGLGIKTKEGEILTLKDRLIHHTTTGLSTVEVASKNTQKLNSEFKKYFNNRTFKYKSYVLQGNSDKLNALKRLLDRHEIKYNSTSSKEVTGFVYKKNSTGKLKITSNNLSITTNQPKGKLVEVLFEPKTVIKDSLTYDITSWSLPYAYGLDAVATKKNILDKSNQVNTEKPSLKNNVYAYTFDWNHISDAALLSDLLKNKVRVRTTSKEIKNSSQNLSPGSLIVTKRDNKHLSNFDKLIFEISKKHRKKNNHITTGLSEKGPDLGSYSVTEIKNTKIAVLGGKGISTLSYGEVRYFLEQDLNYTYSAIKINDLSERSLSKFNVLILPNGSYSSILNTKTLKILKAWIRKGGKVISISNANQVFASSKDFGLTTKTSKKKKDTTKTIVKKRSYADAEREQIKSLITGAIFKTDVDNTHPLGFGYEKDYFTLKLGTNSYDFLKRGYNVVTLDDNTIVSGFAGSKTLANQKRSLIFGTENMGSGKIVYLIDNPLFRGFWNNGKLFFANALFMVK; encoded by the coding sequence ATGCGTTTTCAAATTATATTGGCTACATTTTTAATTAGCTGTTTTAGTATTTTCTCTCAAAACATTCAATCTCCGTCTGAATTTTTAGGATATCCTTTCGGTTCTGAATTTACAAGACATCATGAAGTGGTAGATTACTTTGAACATTTAGCAGAGAATTCGGATAATTTGAAACTTGAAAAGTATGGTAAAACTAATGAAAGAAGAGTTCTACAAATTGCTTATATTTCAAGTAAAAGTAACTTAGATAATATTGAATCTATTAGGAAACAGCATCTGACAAATGCTCAATTAGAAAACACCACTTCCCTTCAGGATAAAGCGATTGTTTGGTTAAGTTATAATGTGCATGGTAATGAGGCTTCAGCAACAGAAGCATCGATACTCACAGCATATAAATTAATCACTGAAAAAAAAGAATGGCTCGAAAATACAATTGTTATAATCGATCCATGTTTAAATCCTGATGGTAGAGATCGATATGTAAATTGGTTCAATCAAGTTAAAAACAGAAATATAAATCCTAATCCGCTTGCGCTTGAACATAATGAATCTTGGATTCAAGGAAGACCTAATCACTATTTATTCGACTTAAATCGAGATTGGGCATGGACTACTCAAGTTGAATCGCAACAAAGACTTAAAGTATATAATAAATGGATGCCACATATTCATGTCGATTTTCATGAACAATTTTATAATAATCCTTATTACTTTGCACCTGCCGCTGAGCCATTTCACGAAATCATCACCAAATTCCAAAGAGATTTCCAAAATGAAATAGGAAAAAATCATGCTCGTTATTTTGATGAAAACGGATGGTTATATTTCACTAAGGAAAGCTTCGATTTATTGTATCCAAGTTATGGAGATACTTATCCAACATTTAATGGAGCTATTGGGATGACTTATGAACAAGCAGGACATGGTAAAGCTGGTTTAGGAATTAAAACAAAAGAAGGTGAGATTTTAACACTAAAAGATCGACTCATACACCATACAACCACAGGATTATCAACAGTTGAAGTTGCTTCTAAAAACACACAAAAATTAAATTCAGAGTTTAAGAAGTATTTTAACAATAGAACATTTAAATATAAATCGTACGTTTTACAAGGAAATTCTGATAAACTTAATGCATTAAAAAGACTTTTAGATCGTCATGAAATTAAATATAATTCAACTTCGAGCAAAGAAGTAACAGGATTTGTTTACAAAAAAAATAGTACCGGAAAACTTAAAATTACTAGTAATAATTTAAGTATTACAACCAATCAGCCTAAAGGGAAACTAGTTGAGGTATTATTTGAACCTAAAACAGTTATCAAAGATTCGTTAACCTACGATATCACATCGTGGTCTTTACCTTATGCATATGGATTAGATGCTGTAGCAACGAAAAAGAATATTCTAGATAAAAGCAACCAGGTAAATACTGAAAAACCTTCTCTAAAAAATAATGTATACGCTTACACATTTGATTGGAATCATATTTCTGATGCAGCATTATTATCTGATTTATTAAAGAATAAAGTTAGAGTAAGAACAACTTCAAAAGAAATTAAAAACAGTAGTCAAAACTTATCACCAGGATCTCTAATAGTGACGAAAAGAGATAATAAACATCTTTCAAACTTTGATAAACTTATTTTTGAAATAAGTAAAAAACACCGTAAAAAAAATAATCATATCACAACAGGTTTATCAGAAAAAGGACCAGATCTTGGCTCTTACAGCGTTACTGAAATTAAAAACACCAAAATTGCTGTTTTAGGAGGAAAAGGAATTTCTACTCTAAGTTATGGTGAAGTTCGCTATTTCCTCGAGCAGGACTTGAATTACACATACAGTGCAATTAAAATAAATGATTTATCAGAAAGATCTCTTTCAAAATTCAATGTTCTAATTTTACCAAATGGAAGTTATTCTTCTATATTAAATACAAAAACATTAAAAATATTAAAAGCTTGGATTCGCAAAGGGGGAAAGGTTATTTCTATTAGTAACGCGAATCAAGTTTTTGCCAGTAGTAAAGATTTTGGTCTGACTACAAAAACAAGCAAAAAGAAGAAAGACACTACTAAGACTATAGTAAAAAAGAGAAGTTATGCAGATGCTGAAAGAGAGCAAATTAAAAGTTTGATTACTGGAGCGATTTTTAAGACAGATGTCGATAACACACATCCTTTAGGATTTGGATATGAAAAAGATTATTTTACTCTAAAACTTGGAACTAATTCATATGATTTCTTAAAAAGAGGTTATAATGTAGTAACTCTAGATGACAATACCATTGTATCTGGATTTGCTGGGAGTAAAACTTTAGCTAATCAGAAAAGATCTTTAATTTTTGGAACTGAAAACATGGGAAGCGGAAAAATAGTTTATCTAATTGATAATCCATTATTTAGAGGTTTTTGGAATAATGGTAAACTTTTCTTTGCAAATGCATTATTTATGGTTAAATAA
- a CDS encoding PAS domain-containing protein, with translation MKSLDLFLNSLCFEKYQEFKGYLKEEENHSINLLSFDFHVQNLSAILKKKSIQNDIQALEHIAKKEAWIKSIESILTKNPFEALILTDINRSILWVNDGFTKMTGYPRSYALQKAPQFLQGRKTSEETRKRIREKLQRNKPFKEVIINHRKDNTTYKCELHIFPLMNNNKTTHFLALEKQIA, from the coding sequence ATGAAGAGTTTAGACCTTTTTTTAAACTCTTTATGTTTTGAGAAATATCAAGAGTTTAAAGGGTATTTAAAAGAAGAAGAAAACCATTCGATAAACCTATTAAGTTTTGATTTTCACGTACAAAATCTTAGTGCGATATTAAAAAAAAAGTCAATTCAGAACGATATACAAGCTTTAGAACACATTGCTAAGAAAGAAGCTTGGATAAAATCTATCGAATCTATTCTTACAAAAAATCCTTTTGAGGCATTAATACTCACTGACATAAATAGAAGTATTTTATGGGTTAATGATGGTTTTACTAAAATGACTGGATATCCTAGGAGCTATGCTTTACAAAAAGCACCACAATTTTTACAAGGAAGAAAAACTTCTGAGGAAACACGAAAACGAATCAGAGAAAAATTACAAAGAAATAAACCTTTCAAAGAAGTTATTATTAATCACAGAAAAGATAATACCACATATAAGTGTGAGTTACATATTTTCCCTTTAATGAACAATAACAAAACAACGCATTTCTTAGCATTAGAGAAACAAATAGCATAA
- a CDS encoding DUF4386 domain-containing protein, with product MNSNFKIPRIVGVLFLLIFVSGVTVYQILQAPLFSDDFLKETVTHQNQLIASTLLNMFSGILSISIAVLLFPVFTKYNTSLARLYFAFTLLNFIAIVIDNGSVFSLLEFSKVSSEIKNIDTLEALQKVFSEKHWWTHYMSLLTSCFPVFVLYYTLFATKLVPRLISVVGITASVLMFTEMLSSIFGYGISMNLMLPMAFVQLLMPIWLIVKGFSSD from the coding sequence ATGAATTCTAACTTTAAAATTCCAAGAATAGTTGGTGTTTTATTCCTTTTAATTTTTGTTTCTGGAGTAACTGTTTACCAAATTTTACAAGCACCATTATTTTCAGATGACTTTTTAAAAGAAACTGTAACTCATCAAAATCAACTTATAGCTTCCACTTTGCTAAATATGTTTAGTGGAATACTTTCTATCAGTATAGCAGTTCTATTATTTCCTGTATTTACAAAGTATAATACAAGTTTGGCTAGGCTTTATTTTGCTTTTACATTATTGAATTTTATAGCCATTGTTATTGATAATGGAAGTGTTTTTTCATTATTAGAATTTAGTAAGGTTTCTTCCGAAATTAAAAATATAGATACTTTAGAGGCTCTTCAAAAAGTATTTTCGGAAAAACACTGGTGGACGCATTATATGTCATTATTAACATCTTGTTTTCCTGTTTTCGTATTGTATTACACCTTGTTTGCAACAAAGTTAGTTCCTAGGTTAATTTCAGTTGTTGGGATTACAGCTTCAGTACTAATGTTTACGGAAATGTTGTCTTCTATCTTCGGTTATGGTATAAGTATGAATTTAATGCTTCCAATGGCGTTTGTTCAATTATTAATGCCAATTTGGTTAATCGTTAAAGGGTTTTCTAGTGATTAA
- the rimO gene encoding 30S ribosomal protein S12 methylthiotransferase RimO, with product MRTKSTKQNKINVVTLGCSKNVYDSEVLMGQLKANGKNVVHEDPEDDGNIVVINTCGFIGKAKEESVDTILHYAQRKEAGEVDKVFVTGCLSERYKPDLESEITNVDQYFGTHDLPNLLKVLEADYKHELIGERLTTTPQHYAYLKIAEGCDRPCSFCAIPLMRGKHKSTPIEELVIEATKLAESGIKEIMLIAQDLTYYGLDIYKKRALADLLKELVKVDGIEWIRLHYAFPSGFPMDVLDVMRDESKVCNYLDIPLQHINTEILKSMKRGTTHEKTTNLIHKFREYVPNMAIRTTLIVGYPGETEEQFQELKDWVEEMRFERLGAFEYSHEENTGAYVLEDDVPTDVKFRRVNEIMEVQSQISWELNQEKIGKTFRCLFDRKDGEYYYGRTEFDSPDVDNDVIVDAREHYIKLGEFIDIKIYDAGDFDLHGTPTVKQERPIPLNKRKT from the coding sequence ATGCGTACAAAATCTACAAAGCAAAATAAAATCAATGTAGTAACATTAGGTTGTTCAAAAAACGTTTACGATAGTGAAGTGTTAATGGGACAATTAAAAGCCAATGGTAAAAATGTAGTTCATGAAGATCCAGAGGATGATGGTAATATCGTGGTAATAAATACTTGTGGTTTTATTGGTAAAGCAAAAGAAGAAAGCGTAGATACCATTTTGCATTATGCACAACGGAAAGAAGCTGGTGAAGTTGATAAGGTTTTTGTTACGGGTTGTTTAAGTGAGCGTTATAAGCCAGATTTAGAAAGTGAAATTACTAATGTAGATCAATACTTCGGAACTCATGATTTACCAAACTTATTAAAGGTTTTAGAAGCAGATTATAAGCATGAATTAATTGGCGAGCGTTTAACAACAACTCCGCAGCATTATGCCTATTTGAAAATTGCTGAGGGATGTGATCGTCCATGTTCGTTTTGTGCAATTCCGTTAATGAGAGGTAAACACAAATCTACTCCAATTGAAGAGTTGGTTATCGAAGCTACCAAATTAGCAGAATCTGGTATTAAGGAGATCATGTTAATTGCTCAAGATCTAACGTATTATGGTCTGGATATCTACAAGAAAAGAGCTTTAGCAGATTTATTAAAGGAGTTAGTTAAAGTAGACGGAATTGAATGGATTCGTTTACATTACGCATTTCCAAGTGGGTTTCCAATGGATGTGTTAGATGTTATGAGAGATGAGTCAAAGGTTTGTAATTATTTAGATATTCCTTTACAACATATCAATACAGAGATTTTAAAGTCGATGAAACGCGGTACTACTCATGAAAAAACTACAAACTTAATTCATAAGTTTAGAGAGTACGTTCCAAATATGGCAATTCGTACAACGTTAATTGTTGGTTATCCTGGAGAAACTGAGGAGCAATTTCAAGAATTAAAGGATTGGGTAGAAGAAATGCGATTTGAACGTTTAGGTGCTTTTGAATATTCACATGAAGAAAATACCGGAGCTTATGTCTTAGAAGATGATGTTCCTACTGATGTAAAATTCCGCAGAGTGAATGAAATCATGGAAGTTCAAAGCCAAATTTCTTGGGAGTTGAATCAAGAAAAAATTGGAAAAACATTCCGTTGTCTATTTGATAGAAAAGATGGAGAATACTATTACGGAAGAACTGAGTTTGATTCTCCTGATGTTGATAATGATGTAATTGTTGATGCGAGAGAACACTACATTAAATTAGGTGAATTCATCGATATTAAAATTTACGATGCTGGTGATTTTGATTTACATGGAACTCCAACAGTAAAACAAGAACGTCCTATTCCTTTAAACAAAAGAAAAACGTAA
- a CDS encoding amidase family protein: MNKVTIILIAIILSGCNKEVKEKNYFKNYDETAELITQQEHQNPRMKYKLIQSKYLDMNEVFKPFQKELSTFTEEEYSKLKPLIIEQSIPSIQFSIRSGKLSYEKLSLFYLYRIRKFESDSTKYLNAIISLNPEVLKNARKKDSIAKTNNIDNASVFGMPILLKDNINTTGMNTTAGAEVLANNNPEDAFIVSKLKENGALILGKVNLSEWAYYFCSGCPLGYSAVGGQTLNPYGRKVFETGGSSSGSGVATAANYAIAAIGTETAGSITSPSSQNSVVGLKPTIGLLSRDGIVPISSTLDTPGPMTKNVMDSYILLKALLGKDSNDKKSFALEDDQQLFKTSQLKDKNIGVLTSLLNDSIYKSTIEKIRNAGANIIEISPEQTSLSGFLTLLNIDMKHDLPSYLKGKKMPVSSVQNVIEYNLKDSIMRAPYGQQLFEGIVNDTTTIAQLEVVKQNLKNEGLTYFKYFDEKNLDAILSINNYHAAYSAVAEYPNLTVPMGYKDSGEPISLTFIGKPKTEFTLLELGLAFENLTQVRKLPKDYE; this comes from the coding sequence GTGAATAAAGTTACAATTATACTTATTGCTATAATACTTTCAGGTTGTAATAAAGAAGTAAAAGAGAAAAATTATTTTAAAAATTATGATGAAACAGCTGAATTAATCACTCAGCAAGAGCATCAAAATCCGAGGATGAAATACAAATTGATTCAGTCTAAATATTTAGATATGAATGAAGTTTTCAAACCATTTCAAAAGGAATTGTCAACGTTTACAGAAGAAGAGTATTCAAAATTAAAACCTTTAATTATTGAGCAATCTATTCCTTCAATACAATTTTCAATTAGGAGTGGAAAGTTGTCTTATGAGAAACTTTCTTTGTTTTATTTATATCGAATTAGAAAATTTGAAAGTGACTCTACGAAATATTTAAATGCAATTATTAGCTTAAATCCAGAAGTACTTAAGAATGCAAGAAAAAAAGATAGTATTGCAAAAACAAATAATATTGATAATGCCTCAGTATTTGGTATGCCTATTTTATTGAAAGATAATATCAATACAACAGGAATGAATACTACTGCCGGAGCGGAAGTTCTAGCGAATAATAACCCAGAAGATGCTTTTATTGTAAGTAAACTTAAAGAGAATGGAGCGCTAATTTTAGGGAAAGTTAATTTAAGTGAATGGGCATACTACTTTTGTTCAGGTTGTCCTTTAGGATACAGTGCAGTTGGTGGACAAACTTTAAACCCTTACGGTCGTAAAGTTTTTGAAACTGGTGGTTCAAGTTCTGGTAGTGGTGTAGCCACGGCCGCAAATTATGCTATAGCAGCCATTGGAACAGAAACAGCTGGTTCTATTACATCACCATCTAGTCAAAATTCAGTAGTAGGATTGAAACCGACAATTGGTTTATTAAGTAGAGATGGTATTGTTCCAATTTCAAGTACTTTGGATACTCCTGGTCCGATGACAAAGAATGTAATGGATAGTTATATTTTATTAAAAGCCTTATTAGGAAAAGATTCAAATGATAAAAAGTCATTTGCGTTGGAGGACGATCAGCAGCTTTTTAAAACTAGTCAATTAAAAGATAAGAATATTGGAGTATTAACTTCTTTATTAAATGATTCAATCTATAAAAGTACTATTGAAAAAATTAGAAATGCAGGAGCTAATATTATTGAGATTTCTCCTGAACAAACAAGTTTGTCAGGTTTCTTAACCTTACTTAATATCGATATGAAACATGATTTGCCAAGTTATTTAAAAGGTAAAAAAATGCCGGTATCTTCAGTTCAAAATGTAATAGAGTATAATTTGAAAGATTCTATTATGAGAGCACCATATGGTCAGCAATTATTTGAAGGTATTGTGAACGATACCACTACTATTGCTCAATTAGAAGTTGTAAAGCAAAACTTAAAGAATGAAGGATTGACATATTTCAAGTATTTTGATGAGAAAAATTTAGATGCAATTCTTTCTATAAATAATTATCATGCAGCGTATTCTGCTGTTGCTGAATATCCAAATCTTACTGTTCCAATGGGATATAAAGATTCAGGTGAACCGATAAGTTTAACATTCATAGGAAAGCCAAAAACAGAGTTTACATTACTGGAATTAGGTTTAGCCTTTGAAAACTTAACTCAAGTAAGAAAATTACCTAAAGACTATGAGTAA
- a CDS encoding LytTR family DNA-binding domain-containing protein, translating to MNTLNPSIKHHTFVGIFIALWIFIFTYYIRPFDGKNFSFFWWEFLGIGFAIIAFMSYFIVSMIQDSIYKKIDLWNIYLEILSILIFHLLNFFLSYMYYKSPFLNGIWNLNEYASGILKSAIIFTPVIIFGRSLTLRFSPQIETKNLEKSDNENIDVDIIIKGEYKLDILKIKKSELVCVSKSQNYVEVYFTENNHLNSKLIRSSLKKIHDEFSFLVQVHRSHLINPTHFKSWKNNNTLSLTQIEIPVSKTYKENIGLL from the coding sequence ATGAACACATTAAATCCATCTATAAAACACCATACTTTTGTGGGAATTTTCATAGCTCTTTGGATTTTTATTTTTACATATTATATACGTCCTTTTGATGGAAAAAACTTTAGTTTCTTTTGGTGGGAATTTTTAGGCATCGGTTTTGCCATTATAGCATTTATGAGTTATTTTATCGTAAGCATGATACAAGATTCTATTTATAAAAAAATAGATTTATGGAATATTTACCTAGAAATATTATCAATCCTCATTTTTCATTTATTGAATTTCTTTCTGAGTTACATGTATTACAAAAGTCCATTTTTAAATGGAATTTGGAATTTAAATGAATATGCTTCTGGCATTTTGAAATCCGCTATTATTTTTACTCCTGTAATCATTTTCGGAAGAAGTTTAACACTTAGATTTTCACCACAAATTGAAACAAAGAATCTCGAAAAATCAGATAATGAAAATATCGATGTTGATATTATTATTAAAGGAGAATATAAACTAGACATTTTAAAAATTAAAAAGTCAGAACTTGTGTGTGTTTCTAAATCTCAAAATTACGTTGAAGTTTATTTTACAGAAAACAACCATTTGAACTCAAAACTAATTAGATCCTCTTTAAAGAAAATTCATGATGAATTCAGTTTTCTAGTTCAAGTTCATCGCTCTCATCTTATAAACCCAACTCATTTTAAGTCCTGGAAAAATAATAATACTCTTTCACTTACTCAAATTGAAATACCTGTTTCAAAAACTTATAAAGAGAACATTGGTTTGCTATAA